The genomic window CCCGGCATGTTATCGTCCAACCAACGCAATCGCAGCACAATAAAAACCTTTAGTGCCGCTATTTCTTGTTCAAACGTTTGTGGCAGTGGTGACGGGTTTGGCCATACATATTTTCCTAGTATTGGATACTTTGCAAAATGCCTTGCTCTGGCTTCATCGGTAATATGAGCAATAGAATCAATCCAATAAAATAACTGTTTTTCCTGTAAGACATTTCTTCGGAGCTCAGAATATCTGCATTTAAGGGCATTGGTAAATCCTGTATCTGACAAAAATCTATCCCACCAAAAAGGTACCGGGAATGGATCTGTCGGACAATAAGAATTAAATTGATATGACCAACCATTGTCCCATGAACCCTGACAATAATCCGCATTCCACCAGGCTAAATTATAGTCCCAAGGAGGTCCTATATGAATTTTGGCATTTCTGTCTTTGTATAGAAAAGTGCTCAATCTGTATCCATCAACATTTCTACTGATTTCGTTGAGAATAAAATAATTGAAAAAAGAATTTACGTCAACGAATCGCCGATATCCTTTTGCAGTGTCTCTATAAAGAGGACTGACCAAACTTTTTTCGAACGAATCGATATAACTGCACAAATAATTTTTTTGCTCATCTTGCAAATCTTCAAACTGGGGATACTCGTACTGATAAACTAAATGAGGACCGGTGGATGTAGGATAATTGGATAAACAACCTTCACCCCCGGCACTGGTAGTTTTGTCGATTTTAAAAATATACCCTCCTGTTAAATCCTCACTACTCAAGTCAGAACTATCCAGCTTGGCGATATCCACTCTGTTTTTGTCTCTTTTGATTTTCTCCATCCACACGTATATACCTTGATAGTCTCCATTAATATAGAGTTCGCAATATTTTGTTTTGCTGGCATACATCCCGATCTCGTTGGAAACTAAGTAACTGAGGACATTTCTTTGACAAGTCTTATCATTGTATGGAGCATAGAGTATCCAATCGTGTTCCTCAGGCATATCCATCACAGATGCATTGTAATTTTCGCCTGTACTATCGATAAATTTCAGTGAAAAACTTTTTTGGGGAAAGAATGATTGAGACGAGCTGCCTCGCGTTTCAATCAGCATATCACTTTCAAAAGTAGGAGTATCTTTTACAAAGTTTCGTTTAGTGTGGTGGTCAATGATAGCTATGTGTGCATTGATTTTGGGCTCATCAGGTATCGGAATTATGGGCGAACTGATCAGAACTAAGGGTAGATTGGATGAACGAAGGCTGTCCTGTGCATAGCTTGTCATAGAACATAATACTGCACTAAGGTATAAAAGAAATGATCTGATCCAATTTATATACTTCATGAATGTGGCTTTCCATCTTAAAGATAATAATCTTTCTATTATTCACTCCAAAAAATCAATCCTGAAAAATCCACCATTTATAACCTATCCATTCTGATTTTATAACTTTTCAGTATAAATACTGTCCAGAATCAAATTTACATAAAATGAAATACTAACTCCTATTTGTTTTTCCATATGAGATTGACTCCACCTTCAAATACCCACTGCTCGCAAAATTTGTCCGGAGGGATACAAATACAATCGACATAACAAATTGCATTGCAATTCACATCATAGACCCACTCTTTCTCATCCGCTAAACTGCTGTTATTTAAATGATACATTTTACCCTGTCTTGTGTCTAACTCGTAAAGTTGAAAATTTAGAGTGCTGCATCGGATAGAATCCAACACATGGTGAAGACATGAAGGAATACTTGTTGGATATGGATTCATTTCATTTGATTGATCACAAGCCAACCAGATGAACATGGCACTTAAACTAATAACTCCCTTAATTCTTTTCATTATTCATTCTTTTATAATCATTTTTTAAAATTCCGAATTAGGAATATAAATCTAAAGGCTCAATTTTATAAATGATATTTCATTTTCGTTTAATTGTATTGATCCTCTCCAAATTTATAATTTATTTGGGTCAATTTATCTGAAGGCATAGATTCCATCACCAAAATAGTAGATACTATCACATGCATCTGTCATCCAAAAATTCGTTTGCAATATTCCAAGCTGACTGCCATACCGGCTTAAGCCCCGCACTCATGAATAAAAAATGCACAAAAAGTTTAACCAGACAAAAAACTGCCAATTAAAGTAATAACAAATTATTTCCACAATAAGTGCCCCATCAATTGATAATTTTAATTACGCAATAAAATCAGTGAATTTGCATTCCACAAATGGTGCGATTAAAAGAAAAATCGTGCGCTGGGCCTGCTGTGCCTGCGTGTTATTTCAATTCCACAAATGGTGCGATTAAAAGAGGCAAATTCTTTATTTTAGCAATTCCTTCCTTTATATTTCAATTCCACAAATGGTGCGATTAAAAGATTACAAGAGCGTCTTAGCGCATCTGCTAAAAACGTAATTTCAATTCCACAAATGGTGCGATTAAAAGCTATTAACCCAAGCGATTTAGGGTTGTTTTCATCTAATTTCAATTCCACAAATGGTGCGATTAAAAGGAGTTTTCGGATTGCCGATTGTGGCGGTCCGAGTTTTATTTCAATTCCACAAATGGTGCGATTAAAAGTTTGTCTTCAATCTGCTTTGATGGAAGTTCCGTACAATTTCAATTCCACAAATGGTGCGATTAAAAGCACAGTGTTGAATAATCTCAAAGAGATGCTGCCGGATTTCAATTCCACAAATGGTGCGATTAAAAGCTATTATTTTTTGATAATATGTCCCAGCATTTCCAGAATTTCAATTCCACAAATGGTGCGATTAAAAGACAACTACTGTATTTCCTGTAAATTCTACTATTTCATTTCAATTCCACAAATGGTGCGATTAAAAGCGGTCAGCGAGGACGACTTGAACGCCATTCGTTTGGGATTTCAATTCCACAAATGGTGCGATTAAAAGCAGGTTGCGACTGACAAACTAGTTTTACATAGTTAATTTCAATTCCACAAATGGTGCGATTAAAAGTTACAAGAGCGTCTTAGCGCAACTTTATATTTATTTCAATTCCACAAATGGTGCGATTAAAAGCAATTAGAAGGTGGCTGTAAAATTGCAACTAACGCTATTTCAATTCCACAAATGGTGCGATTAAAAGCCGTTTCCTCGGCAACTGATTCAAGCCGTTTCAATATTTCAATTCCACAAATGGTGCGATTAAAAGCATCCGTTCAGGGCACCGAGAAGCGGCGTTTTGCTATTTCAATTCCACAAATGGTGCGATTAAAAGCATCCGTTCAGGGCACCGAGAAGCGGCGTTTTGCTATTTCAATTCCACAAATGGTGCGATTAAAAGTCTTTAAGATATTTATTTACATCATTGCTTTGGCCATTTCAATTCCACAAATGGTGCGATTAAAAGATTTTCTTCAATTGGAAATGGAATGATTAAGCCATTATTTCAATTCCACAAATGGTGCGATTAAAAGCAGTTGCCCTCTTGTTTGCTTCATCTAAGCTTGGACCATTTCAATTCCACAAATGGTGCGATTAAAAGGGCTTGCGACTAACGGTATCTGTATAAATTTCAGGTATTTCAATTCCACAAATGGTGCGATTAAAAGTTTATCACACCACGCTCCAAGTCTAACCATAAATGAATTTCAATTCCACAAATGGTGCGATTAAAAGCGTCCAGATCCGAAAACTGAAATAGTCCTGTGAGATATTTCAATTCCACAAATGGTGCGATTAAAAGAAATATATGTACGGCTGCTGGATATACTAATGACATATTTCAATTCCACAAATGGTGCGATTAAAAGGAACAAATCAAAATGGATTCGTAAATATAGATGCAAGATTTCAATTCCACAAATGGTGCGATTAAAAGCTTTCATATCCATTCCATCCACTAAATGTACTTACAAAATTTCAATTCCACAAATGGTGCGATTAAAAGTATTTAGACCAATGCAATTATCACCATTCAAATTTATATTTCAATTCCACAAATGGTGCGATTAAAAGTTGAAAAAACATGTACGATTGTTCCGGCAAAAATTGAATTTCAATTCCACAAATGGTGCGATTAAAAGAATGTATCTTGCCAAGCGTCACGACCAAATGATGCATTTCAATTCCACAAATGGTGCGATTAAAAGAATGATCCAGATCTGGGATCTGATATTTTTTAATACATTTCAATTCCACAAATGGTGCGATTAAAAGGTATAGGAGTAAACAGAACACTTACGTCAATAACAAGATTTCAATTCCACAAATGGTGCGATTAAAAGGAACAACAAAGCACTACTGCCAACAAACCGTTTGGATTTCAATTCCACAAATGGTGCGATTAAAAGTTGATTTTCAGTCAATACGGCATCACATGTAAATTCATTTCAATTCCACAAATGGTGCGATTAAAAGGTTGTTATTATTTCAGTTGTTTGTTATTTTATTATCTAATTTCAATTCCACAAATGGTGCGATTAAAAGAAAGGTAATATCTAAGTATAATGATGTGCTATTTAAATTTCAATTCCACAAATGGTGCGATTAAAAGTCATCTTCGTATCCCAGTTCACATTATTATATGTCAATTTCAATTCCACAAATGGTGCGATTAAAAGCAAAGCCAATCGCAAATTTTGATAAATCCTGTATTATTTCAATTCCACAAATGGTGCGATTAAAAGAAATTGCTGCTCCTTTCGTCCAAGCGTATGTTACATTTCAATTCCACAAATGGTGCGATTAAAAGAACAAGAATCTGGATTGCTTTGTGTCGTCTGCCCACAATTTCAATTCCACAAATGGTGCGATTAAAAGTATGAAATCTTATTCTGTTTTATTCGACAAAAACTAATTTCAATTCCACAAATGGTGCGATTAAAAGCGGCTTACAATAGTTTTATGCAGCGTGCGATCCTCGATTTCAATTCCACAAATGGTGCGATTAAAAGGATTATTTACGGCATGCACTGGTCTCTGGGATGTTATTTCAATTCCACAAATGGTGCGATTAAAAGACGGTTAGGATTGGTGCGTGGTGTGATAAATATGAATTTCAATTCCACAAATGGTGCGATTAAAAGCTTGCTGC from Saprospiraceae bacterium includes these protein-coding regions:
- a CDS encoding CotH kinase family protein produces the protein MKYINWIRSFLLYLSAVLCSMTSYAQDSLRSSNLPLVLISSPIIPIPDEPKINAHIAIIDHHTKRNFVKDTPTFESDMLIETRGSSSQSFFPQKSFSLKFIDSTGENYNASVMDMPEEHDWILYAPYNDKTCQRNVLSYLVSNEIGMYASKTKYCELYINGDYQGIYVWMEKIKRDKNRVDIAKLDSSDLSSEDLTGGYIFKIDKTTSAGGEGCLSNYPTSTGPHLVYQYEYPQFEDLQDEQKNYLCSYIDSFEKSLVSPLYRDTAKGYRRFVDVNSFFNYFILNEISRNVDGYRLSTFLYKDRNAKIHIGPPWDYNLAWWNADYCQGSWDNGWSYQFNSYCPTDPFPVPFWWDRFLSDTGFTNALKCRYSELRRNVLQEKQLFYWIDSIAHITDEARARHFAKYPILGKYVWPNPSPLPQTFEQEIAALKVFIVLRLRWLDDNMPGTCRISNSIEGSKDEYQLFIHPQPVKDICFLNTPEGHLDEIRVYSIDGKDQSVGYEKDPTQESVFKLHVEKLNPGMYVLVGFIDGRSFTAKLLKLE